The Vitis vinifera cultivar Pinot Noir 40024 chromosome 16, ASM3070453v1 DNA segment ACATGTCATTACTCATCTTCAGCCCGCATTTCGCACCTTTTGCTTCACAATTTCCACACACAGGTTTTGACCAATTCATGGAAAATCTAGATTCCCCATATTCTATATTTAATGGGAGTGAAGCTTTGGAAATCTAGCAAGcaaaatatattcataaataaattaaaatagacatTGCTCATAGATATGTACTAAAATACAATGTATGGTATTATCGGCATAATTCATGTAGTATTATGGTCCTATCACATCTAGCACATTTCACATttctaaagataaaagaaatagaGTCCTATAAATATAAGGACCAACTTACTTTTAGTGTCAAGAAAATTGACTCGAtggttttatttgaaaagtcatATTCAATAAATAGAGCATCAAAATTGACCACATGTACAATGGTCCACAGAAATTATTGAAGGAGTGTGAGTTGTAGGagaccattttaaaattttgaatatttatttactcCTACAATTTTATGCTCATAATGAATTATAGTAATAGACATATACCAAGGAAAGGTTTGAGCTCTTAAATTGTTGCTTCTTTGTTAATTCTCTCTCTATTAAAATGCAACTTTTGATTTGAGAGCCTGATTAAAAGTGCGAAGGGTAAGATCAAAGtcctaattaaatttcaataagGAGTAGAAATCTATTAATGGAGAAATCAAAGTGTCCATTAATTTGAAGAACCATATATGGAATGGTGCGATCCAATGTCCAAGAATGTAATTGTAACCTTTGGAGGGCCCAAGGACACTTCTCTAACAAAAACTATATGGAATTACTTACAAAAGAAATGTTGTAATTGGCAGTATTGATCCTTGAAAGCCTAGATTACTACTAGCAACaagttaaaacaaaataacttacCTGAACATCTACAACcccaataattatttttgtagaatagttgaaaaaaaaaaaaaaagaacttcaaaggaaatggaggattttctttgataattttaagGGCAAGCAAGAACACTATTCAAACatctaaaatgatattttattacttgtacATAACCttacttacaaggaaccaaACTACTATTTGAAGaagaaactttattttattacataCACTGATCTCATAGAAACCTTACACATAAAACACAATCACACATTATTATTGGATTACAAAATAAGCAACTAGATGGAGTGGGACTACCTTCCATATAAGCTGATTGTACCCATggaattggatgatgaaatTGGTAACTCTACCATGGATTGCTCATGATTCTCAATAGACCATAGAGTTGGCTTAGGAGGCATTTTCAAGAGTTCAACCGCTCCTTCAAGCATCTCCAATGTTTTGCTCATTGAAGGACGATCCATAGGCTTCATTTGTATACACCATAGTGCAACTATCACCATTTTCCTTACATACTTTTTTTCATCCTCAGTGGCATCTCCCATTTCCATGTCCTCTCCTTGATCATATCTATTATAAATCCATGATGGGAAATATATTTGACTAGAATGTTCTGCAAATGCATTcacattcttccttttccccACCATTTCCAAtaacaacattccaaaactataaacatcagcCTTAAATGATACACCTCCAAGGTTTTTGTAGAATAATTCGGGAGCAATGTAGCCCAAGGTTCCTCTAGCAGCAGTGATGGATACGATATTGTCATCTATTGAATATAATTTTGCAAGAccaaaatctgaaacttttgGTGTGAAGTCTTCATCAAGAAGAATGTTGTGtggcttgatatcaaaatggAGAATTTGCATGTCACATCCTTGATGTAAGTATTCAATCCCACGTGCCACTCCAAGTGCAATCTTGTATAATCTTTCCCAACTCAAAGGAATGTTGTTTCCttggtcaagaaaaacaaaCTTATCAAGAGATCCATTGGGCATGAAGTCATATACAAGAGCCCATTTTGATCCCTGTATATAAAATCCAACAAGTCTCACCACATTAACATGATGAATCCTTCCGATTGTAGCAACTTCATTGATGAAATCTTGCCCATTAGCTTTTGACATAACTAACATTTTTACAGCCACAATGCGTCCACTTCGGAGTTTTCCTTTGTACACAGAGCCAAAACCTCCTTGAcctaatttattcttaaaattatgaGTCATCTTTTTTAGCTCTGAATATGAGTATTTGATTGGCTGAAGATTTTTATGGCTATGTAAAAATTCTTCAATACCATCATCCAATGATAAGTGTCTTCGTCGAAACTTGTAGATTAAATAGACAAGTAGACACAATATACCAGGTACGGCCCTCccgatgatgatgatggctACATATAAAtcacatgttaaaaatattaaaaaaaaataaaggaaggtGTATCATCATCCACATTCAATTATCGAATCCAAATAAGATAGTTTAAAAAGTCATTTCACCTATATAATTGCTTGTTGGTTGACTTAATAGAAAGATGTTTTTAGGTTTCCAATCAATGTAGTCATGTTCCTCTTCTACTTTTGAGGTCAAAATGATAAAGGCCAGAATGAGAGAGAACATTTGTTTAGTTGCTTAAAATCGGGAAATGGAATTGGATGCCCAATTTTCAATTTGGTTGTACtctaaagaaatttaaaatttaatacataagaaatttgcaaaaatatataatatcatttgaaattaaaattttgaagttcatAGAAATGGAATTCCAATTTATATTTGTACAACCAAATGTAGAACAATAAAACTAGGCACCTCTATGCAATCTTCtttgaaaaaacttttaataGATTAAGGCAAAATGAGCTCTAAAAAAGGCATAGTATCCTTTGCAATTTATTGAGATTTGAAAGACTTACCAATGTATCTCATTAACCAACCTgcaaaaataagattaaaaaatgattaaattaaaaaagaaaattcacatGCATTACATATTAAAGATGAGCAATAGACTAGTATAAGAgggttatttttattattatttattgattgaAAATCAAGAGATACAGATatacaagaaaaattattactattattatagCTATTTAAAAATCATCTATACTATTATTAAGTGCGCATATAAATTATGtgtattattaattatcaaGTTGACAAGGAGATTATGTCCTTCATCTAAACATTTATTATACTAACggttaataataaaaataaagtagtagttTGCTTAATTgaattatcataaataaataaaataaattatcaatcaTTACATAAATGACAAtctcaattttatatatatatatgcatgggATTAAATATGTAATTAAATATAACAggtcttttatatttttattattattacccaatttatgaaaattagataATAATAGAAATTCTGGAAGCCTTACCAACGTAAAATGCAGATCGATAATCGTAGTAaacataatatattgattttctcAAGCCTGCATGATGAAATCaagtaattaaattatgttagtGGTAAAAGTTGAAGAATCCTATGCATTTTGTCTTCAAATCCCGCATGTTGACCAACTAGATAATGATATTTTATCTCaaaaaaggaacaaaacaaaatagagaATCACCAACTACCGCAGAATTGCACTCACATGGCtctcctcattttttttatttaactaaaaagtGATTAATCCTctgtttttggaaaaaaaaaaaaattgccatgACAGCAGTGCTCCTTTTTAGTAATTTCACTCCCTAATTGTTTCCCAAATTGGAAAATGCAGTTTAATGGCATGCTtgattcaaattcaattttatacTACCAAAGCAATGCTTCATTCAAACAAGAGTTAAGTAGGCCTCACCTTTGATTGACAAGGTGCTCCAATctgttaattaataaataaataaaaatacaaattaaatttaacatgAAAAGGATACAGGACAATGAAAGATGAAATTTATCaggtaataaaaaatgaaagataaaaacttGACTCCCAAAGTCTCACCCCTTAAAGATTCCAAATAATCAGAGAACCAATTCCTGGAGTAGCCTGCAACATTAAGCCAATTAAGCAAGTAATATTAGTTACCAagcaaaataattaaataaataaataaaattaaacatttttcaTACTTATACATTTTACAGTATTCTTGGTGATATCTGGATCGCAGTATTCTTCCGCAAAGCATTCGCAACGCAAGCGCAAGAATGAAAGGTCAAGCCCCAGAAGCAGCACTTTTTGCAAATCTGACATTGAAAGATTGCCAGGCTTCAAGAATTGGGTGGTTATAGTCCTGAGGATGGCGCATGAATACTTAATATCTCCCGCTTCCATGTATTTTCCTCCGACTAGTGCATAAACATGTGCTTGTGAGGAAGATGAAGTCACATTGCTTCTGTCGCAAGGAGTGATAGGAATATAGTTGCTATCTCTTATTGGCTGCTCGCAGTTCATCAAAACCGTTGTATTGCTCACTCCCAGTATATCATATGAATCAAAGCTGTAATATGACAAggaattgattttttgaaaaacatacaaaaaaataaataagtttttatgtTCGTGTTGAACATCATGACATAAGCTGGAATTCTTTcgtttttaatttgaatttctcTAACATTTGACGACTTTGATTTTATGCACACGGATAACTTCACATCCTGGTAAAAGCATATACATGTGATACAGAGTGAAAATCTATTAGTAAAAGTGACTGAATAAAATGTACAACCGCAGTAATCCTCCTTCCTACAATTCTTCTCTATAAATTTTCAGGCTAATCTCCTCTCGATATTTGTATCTCCCTTTCCACTTTCTTTCCTATCCCAGAGACTTCTGTCCTTGGCAAAAATCACAAATTCCTTCCATAAAAATGGATCGATATCTctgtttgtttttgttcttgttCCTGACCTTGTTTGTGGAGATGAGAGGGGGCCGAGATGAGTGCATGGCATCACATCGTTGTGGCGACCAGGGTCCACTCATCCAGTTCCCTTTCCGTCTAAAAGACCAGCCATGCCACTGTGGATACCCGGGATTTGAGTTATCTTGCACTGAGAATAATCAGACCATGCTAGAGCTGCCAGTTTCGGTAAAGCTCTTGGTGAAGAATATAACTTACAAATCCCGGGAAATCTTTGTCCAGGACCCGTATAATTGCCTTGCGAGACAGCTTGGAAATCTCAATTTAGCTGCCTTCCCCTTCCCGTTCAAATTTGAGAAGGGCTTCGTCACCTTCTTCAATTGTTCCTCAGATAAAACAGATCCATATAATTTGTTTCAGTCCATCCCTTGCCTTTCTATCCCTGGTAACCTAGTTTATGCTGTTGAGTCCTCCGAACTTGTCCAATATTTGAACCTATCCTCTTGCCGCAGGCTTTACAGCGCTTCAGCTCCAGGTAAACAACATTATGGGGATTATATATTCAATGGAAGTGCGTTTTCTTTAAAGTggtcaaagtcaaaaatatgcaGATTGAAGAAGTGTAATAGCAGAGAAACTGAATGTATTAAAGGTAAAGGGACTCTATGCAT contains these protein-coding regions:
- the LOC100252559 gene encoding rust resistance kinase Lr10 yields the protein MTHNFKNKLGQGGFGSVYKGKLRSGRIVAVKMLVMSKANGQDFINEVATIGRIHHVNVVRLVGFYIQGSKWALVYDFMPNGSLDKFVFLDQGNNIPLSWERLYKIALGVARGIEYLHQGCDMQILHFDIKPHNILLDEDFTPKVSDFGLAKLYSIDDNIVSITAARGTLGYIAPELFYKNLGGVSFKADVYSFGMLLLEMVGKRKNVNAFAEHSSQIYFPSWIYNRYDQGEDMEMGDATEDEKKYVRKMVIVALWCIQMKPMDRPSMSKTLEMLEGAVELLKMPPKPTLWSIENHEQSMVELPISSSNSMGTISLYGR
- the LOC100262818 gene encoding putative RING-H2 finger protein ATL21C: MDRYLCLFLFLFLTLFVEMRGGRDECMASHRCGDQGPLIQFPFRLKDQPCHCGYPGFELSCTENNQTMLELPVSVKLLVKNITYKSREIFVQDPYNCLARQLGNLNLAAFPFPFKFEKGFVTFFNCSSDKTDPYNLFQSIPCLSIPGNLVYAVESSELVQYLNLSSCRRLYSASAPGKQHYGDYIFNGSAFSLKWSKSKICRLKKCNSRETECIKGVSKKIIVTGNILFIHILL